The proteins below are encoded in one region of Fibrella aestuarina BUZ 2:
- a CDS encoding beta-L-arabinofuranosidase domain-containing protein — protein MRLLFLTGVLCLAHLATAQTYLPEQNDARMRVKTAVPIRAYAFPLSAVKLLDSPFKTAMEADTRFLLNLQPDRLLAQFRAHAGLAPKAAKYGGWESSGLAGHSLGHYLSALALQYAATNDPEYLKRVNYIVDELADCQRARKTGYVGAIPREDTVFAEVAQGNIRSRGFDLNGAWSPWYTVHKVMAGLLDAYLYAHNDKALAVTVGMADWTGETLKNLTDEQVQKMLLCEYGGMNDVLANIYALTGNKKYLDLSYKFHDRVVLDSLAHQKDILPGRHANTQVPKLIGTIRRYELTGSQPDLAMSDFFWKTVVNHHTYAPGGNSNYEYLSTPDQLTDKLTDNTMETCNTHNMLKLTRHLFALQPNAAYMDYYERALYNHILASQHHKTGMVCYFVPLRMGTRKHFSDEEEDFTCCVGTGMENHVKYGESIFFKGADQSLFVNLFIPSELNWAEKGLRLTLNANLPADPTVRLTVQADKPTKLPIRLRKPYWLAGPMQVRVNGKAATSTVQDGYVVIDQRWKTGDVVELTLPASLRAMPMPDNIARQAFFYGPVLLAGDLGTTEPDPMQGVPVFVTSNADPNAWIKSAAQPLTFTTAQTGTRTSVSLRPFYDVQDTYYTVYWDVFTPDTWKKQQAVYEQKRREAADLDRRTVDLLRLGEMQPERDHNVTGDKLEAGEAHTRKFRVATDGGALSFTMKTDPAARNTLIGTYWGMDNRGRQFDVLVDGTVIASEDLNKYKESRFYDIPYPIPAALTTGKTSVTIRLQAKPGNAAGPVYGVRLVRE, from the coding sequence ATGAGACTTCTCTTTTTAACCGGCGTGCTATGCCTGGCGCACTTGGCAACGGCGCAAACGTACCTGCCTGAACAGAACGACGCCCGGATGCGGGTAAAAACGGCGGTGCCGATCCGGGCCTATGCCTTTCCGCTCAGTGCGGTCAAGCTGCTCGACAGCCCGTTTAAAACGGCGATGGAAGCCGACACCCGTTTCCTGCTCAACCTCCAGCCCGACCGGCTGCTGGCTCAGTTCAGGGCGCACGCGGGCCTCGCGCCGAAGGCCGCCAAATACGGTGGCTGGGAGTCGTCGGGGCTGGCGGGGCATTCGTTGGGGCATTACCTGTCGGCGCTGGCCCTGCAGTACGCCGCCACCAACGACCCCGAGTACCTGAAACGGGTCAATTACATCGTCGACGAACTGGCCGACTGCCAGCGGGCGCGCAAAACGGGCTACGTGGGGGCCATTCCGCGCGAAGACACGGTGTTTGCCGAAGTGGCGCAGGGAAACATCCGCTCGCGGGGCTTCGACCTCAACGGCGCCTGGTCGCCCTGGTACACGGTGCACAAGGTCATGGCGGGCCTGCTCGATGCCTACCTGTATGCCCATAACGACAAGGCGCTCGCCGTTACCGTCGGGATGGCCGACTGGACGGGCGAGACGCTGAAAAACCTCACTGACGAGCAAGTTCAGAAGATGTTGCTTTGCGAATATGGCGGCATGAACGACGTGCTGGCCAACATCTACGCGCTGACGGGCAACAAAAAATACCTCGACCTGTCGTACAAATTCCACGACCGGGTGGTGCTCGATTCGCTGGCGCACCAGAAAGACATCCTGCCCGGTCGGCACGCCAACACGCAGGTGCCCAAGCTGATCGGCACGATCCGGCGCTACGAACTGACGGGTAGCCAACCCGATTTGGCCATGTCGGATTTCTTCTGGAAGACGGTCGTCAACCACCACACCTACGCGCCCGGCGGCAACAGCAATTACGAATACCTGAGCACGCCCGATCAGTTGACCGATAAGCTGACCGACAACACGATGGAGACCTGCAACACGCACAACATGCTGAAACTGACCCGGCATCTGTTTGCATTGCAGCCCAACGCCGCCTACATGGACTACTACGAACGGGCGCTGTACAACCACATTCTGGCGTCGCAGCACCACAAAACGGGCATGGTCTGCTACTTTGTGCCGCTGCGGATGGGCACGCGCAAGCACTTCAGCGATGAGGAAGAAGACTTTACCTGCTGCGTGGGCACCGGCATGGAAAACCACGTCAAATACGGCGAAAGCATCTTTTTCAAAGGAGCCGACCAGAGCCTGTTCGTCAACCTGTTCATCCCGTCGGAATTGAACTGGGCCGAGAAAGGGCTGCGCCTGACCCTGAACGCCAACCTCCCCGCCGACCCGACCGTGCGGCTGACGGTGCAGGCCGACAAGCCCACGAAACTGCCCATCCGCCTGCGGAAACCATATTGGCTCGCCGGGCCGATGCAGGTACGTGTTAACGGTAAAGCGGCGACCAGCACCGTGCAGGATGGTTACGTGGTGATCGACCAACGCTGGAAAACGGGTGATGTCGTTGAGCTAACGTTACCCGCCTCGCTGCGGGCGATGCCGATGCCCGATAACATAGCCCGACAGGCCTTCTTCTACGGCCCGGTCTTGCTGGCGGGCGATTTGGGTACCACCGAACCCGACCCGATGCAGGGCGTGCCGGTATTCGTGACCAGCAACGCCGACCCGAACGCATGGATCAAGTCTGCCGCGCAGCCGCTCACCTTCACGACGGCGCAGACCGGCACCCGGACGTCCGTTTCGCTCCGCCCGTTCTACGACGTGCAGGATACCTACTACACGGTGTATTGGGACGTGTTTACCCCCGACACCTGGAAAAAACAGCAGGCGGTTTACGAACAAAAACGCCGCGAAGCCGCCGATCTGGACCGGCGCACGGTCGATCTGCTGCGGCTGGGCGAGATGCAACCCGAACGCGACCATAACGTAACGGGCGACAAGCTGGAAGCGGGCGAGGCCCATACCCGCAAGTTTCGGGTAGCGACCGATGGCGGCGCCCTGAGTTTCACGATGAAAACCGACCCTGCCGCCCGCAATACGCTGATCGGGACGTATTGGGGCATGGACAACCGGGGGCGCCAATTCGACGTGCTGGTCGACGGAACGGTAATCGCGAGCGAAGACCTGAACAAATACAAGGAAAGCCGTTTCTACGACATCCCGTACCCAATCCCGGCGGCGCTGACCACCGGCAAAACCTCCGTGACGATCCGGCTACAGGCCAAGCCGGGCAATGCGGCGGGGCCAGTCTACGGCGTTCGGCTCGTCCGGGAATAG